A single genomic interval of Aureliella helgolandensis harbors:
- a CDS encoding ArsR/SmtB family transcription factor produces MLKNASLDWLQTLADGTRVRLLRLLEREELAVSELCSVLQLPQSTVSRHLKVLAAGEWIANRRDGTNQLYRISLESWETPQSELWQWVRAQADTPTTSLDEQRLQTVLSQRSQGEVFFQSAAQQWDHLRTELFGQHLDTFVLAASLPHEGVVGELGCGSAPLSQLVSPYVQQVIAIDSSTAMLSAARKRLRELGNVRLVNNQLTELSLADDTLDVAWLVVVLPYLSDPVLVLTEAARVLKPRASLVIVDLLPHDRSSYRQELGHLRLGVQRTELEGWLEQAGLQLRAYHRLPPDPKSKGPALFAATAARCP; encoded by the coding sequence TTGTTGAAGAATGCTTCGCTAGACTGGCTACAAACCCTTGCCGATGGGACGCGAGTTCGCCTGCTGCGCCTGCTGGAACGGGAGGAATTGGCGGTTTCGGAGCTGTGTAGCGTGCTGCAGTTGCCCCAGAGTACGGTTAGCCGGCACTTGAAGGTCCTGGCGGCCGGGGAATGGATTGCCAATCGACGCGACGGCACGAATCAGCTCTACCGGATATCGTTGGAAAGCTGGGAAACGCCTCAAAGTGAGCTGTGGCAGTGGGTGCGTGCCCAAGCGGATACTCCCACGACCTCGCTGGATGAGCAGCGTTTGCAGACGGTGTTGTCGCAGCGGAGTCAGGGCGAAGTCTTTTTCCAATCGGCGGCCCAGCAGTGGGATCATTTGCGAACCGAGTTATTCGGCCAGCACCTGGACACCTTTGTACTAGCTGCCTCCCTGCCTCATGAGGGGGTGGTCGGAGAGCTAGGATGTGGTTCGGCTCCCCTGAGTCAGTTGGTATCCCCGTATGTTCAGCAGGTCATCGCCATCGATAGTTCGACGGCCATGCTTTCCGCCGCGCGGAAGCGATTGCGCGAGCTTGGCAATGTGCGGTTAGTCAACAATCAACTCACGGAGCTGTCGTTGGCTGACGACACGTTGGACGTCGCTTGGCTGGTGGTCGTGCTCCCCTACTTGAGCGATCCGGTTTTGGTGCTGACCGAAGCGGCCCGAGTGCTGAAGCCTCGGGCGAGTCTCGTCATTGTCGACCTGCTGCCGCACGACCGTTCGAGCTACCGGCAGGAGCTGGGGCATTTGCGACTCGGCGTCCAGCGCACCGAACTCGAGGGCTGGCTAGAGCAAGCTGGCTTACAACTGAGAGCCTATCATCGGCTTCCACCCGATCCAAAATCCAAGGGACCTGCTCTGTTCGCCGCCACGGCGGCGAGATGTCCCTGA
- the ahcY gene encoding adenosylhomocysteinase produces MSTATSPTAASTDRLPFKVRAYDLLAAGKREEAQSLLDLGRKELTLAEDEMPGLMALRERHGAKKPLAGVKVMGSLHMTVQTAVLIETLTALGADVRWVSCNIFSTQDSAAVAVAVGPNGTLDDPQGIPVFAWKGETLPEYWWCTNEALVWPDGSGPDQIVDDGGDATMLIHKGVEYEAAGAVPAFDAENEPEEWGVILELLRDELVKNPGKWTAMAKAIRGVSEETTTGVARLYEMEKANKLLFPAINVNDCVTKAKFDNVYGCRHSLIDGINRASDVMMGGKVAVVCGFGDVGKGCCQSLRGQGCRVIVTEIDPICALQAAMEGYEVKTLEDVVGSADIFVTTTGNKDIINAQHMQQMKNGAIVGNIGHFDNEIDIAGLQKLQKSGEVERTNIKPQFDKFTFKSTGHSILMLAEGRLLNLGCATGHPSFVMSASFTNQTLAQLELWEKKDTGEYGNRVYVLPKHLDEEVARLHLNKLGVKLTTLTQSQADYIGVPVEGPYKSEHYRY; encoded by the coding sequence ATGAGTACTGCTACTAGTCCGACCGCCGCTTCGACCGATCGTCTACCTTTTAAGGTTCGAGCGTACGACCTGCTCGCTGCGGGCAAGCGAGAGGAGGCACAGTCCCTGCTCGATTTGGGGCGTAAGGAACTCACCCTAGCTGAAGACGAGATGCCAGGCTTGATGGCACTGCGCGAGCGTCATGGTGCCAAGAAGCCCTTGGCTGGGGTTAAGGTCATGGGGTCGTTGCACATGACTGTGCAGACCGCAGTCCTGATTGAAACGCTGACCGCCTTGGGCGCAGACGTTCGCTGGGTCAGCTGCAATATTTTCTCGACTCAAGATAGTGCTGCGGTTGCGGTAGCTGTAGGCCCTAACGGCACCTTGGATGACCCTCAAGGCATCCCCGTCTTTGCTTGGAAGGGCGAGACCCTTCCTGAGTATTGGTGGTGCACGAATGAAGCACTGGTATGGCCTGACGGAAGTGGCCCAGACCAAATTGTCGATGACGGTGGCGATGCCACCATGTTGATTCACAAGGGAGTTGAGTATGAAGCGGCCGGTGCAGTACCAGCCTTCGATGCTGAGAATGAGCCTGAAGAGTGGGGAGTGATCCTCGAACTTCTGCGTGACGAGCTGGTTAAGAATCCTGGCAAATGGACCGCGATGGCCAAGGCAATCCGTGGCGTGAGCGAAGAGACCACTACCGGAGTCGCTCGTCTATACGAAATGGAGAAAGCCAACAAGTTGCTCTTCCCTGCCATCAACGTCAACGACTGCGTCACCAAGGCCAAGTTCGATAACGTCTATGGCTGTCGCCACTCGCTCATCGATGGCATCAATCGTGCCAGCGACGTGATGATGGGTGGTAAAGTTGCGGTCGTTTGTGGATTCGGTGACGTCGGCAAGGGCTGTTGTCAATCGCTGCGGGGCCAAGGCTGCCGAGTGATCGTGACTGAGATCGATCCGATCTGTGCACTGCAAGCCGCCATGGAAGGCTATGAAGTCAAGACGTTGGAAGACGTGGTTGGCTCCGCGGACATCTTTGTGACCACTACTGGAAACAAAGACATCATCAACGCTCAGCACATGCAACAAATGAAGAATGGTGCGATTGTTGGAAATATCGGTCACTTCGACAATGAAATTGACATCGCCGGCCTGCAAAAATTGCAAAAGTCGGGTGAAGTAGAACGCACCAACATCAAGCCACAATTCGACAAATTCACCTTCAAGAGCACCGGTCACAGCATTCTGATGCTGGCCGAAGGCCGCTTGCTGAACCTCGGCTGTGCGACTGGCCACCCAAGCTTCGTGATGAGCGCTAGCTTCACGAATCAAACCTTGGCGCAGCTCGAACTGTGGGAAAAGAAGGACACGGGAGAGTATGGCAACCGGGTCTACGTCTTGCCAAAGCACCTGGACGAAGAAGTCGCCCGTTTGCACCTCAACAAGCTCGGGGTAAAGCTCACCACGCTGACACAGTCGCAAGCCGACTACATCGGTGTGCCGGTTGAGGGTCCTTACAAGTCCGAGCACTACCGCTACTAG
- a CDS encoding Trx7/PDZ domain-containing (seleno)protein, whose protein sequence is MRKFLCLLLAFACTPLVVSAQNPTREQKVRADKAKVEAEGFWLYNDLDQAYKIARQTGKPILVSLRCIPCEECVKLDDDLVDTDPVIRPLLEQFVCVRIVGTNGLDLNTFQYDTDQSFAMFMLNADQTIYGRFGTRSHRTDWVGDVSLEGMAVALQGALELHAQQPQSKVQLAAKRGEPLEFSSPEQYPSLQDKFTDQLNYSGDVVKSCIHCHQIGDARRDFYWGQSQPIPEELLFPYPHPKSIGLVLDPKQRATVKSVTEGTPAAAAGLQAGDAIVALNGQPLLSMADVQWVLHNTPATGADLSLQVERDGQNSEIVLKLSEGWRRLDDPSWRVASWGMRRIATGGMRLSSLSDEERQELKIESPMALQATHVGKFGAHAAAQRAGFKVDDVIIEFDGQTDLGREADLFAYVNDHHQPGDVVRVKVMRSGKVQTLELPIQK, encoded by the coding sequence ATGCGAAAATTTCTGTGTTTACTCCTCGCTTTCGCTTGCACACCCTTGGTGGTCAGTGCGCAGAACCCAACTCGTGAGCAAAAAGTGCGAGCGGACAAGGCAAAGGTTGAAGCCGAGGGCTTCTGGCTTTACAACGACTTGGACCAGGCCTACAAGATTGCTCGGCAGACCGGCAAGCCAATTCTGGTTTCCCTGCGCTGTATTCCCTGTGAGGAATGTGTCAAGCTCGATGATGACCTCGTCGATACCGATCCGGTAATCCGCCCGCTGCTGGAACAATTCGTGTGCGTCCGGATCGTGGGCACGAATGGACTCGATTTGAATACCTTCCAGTACGACACCGACCAGTCGTTCGCGATGTTTATGCTAAATGCGGACCAAACGATCTACGGTCGCTTCGGCACCCGCTCCCATCGAACCGATTGGGTGGGAGACGTCTCTCTGGAAGGGATGGCGGTCGCCTTGCAAGGTGCCTTGGAGCTCCATGCTCAACAGCCCCAAAGCAAAGTGCAACTGGCTGCCAAACGCGGTGAGCCACTCGAATTCAGCTCGCCAGAACAGTATCCTTCGCTACAAGATAAATTCACCGATCAACTGAACTATTCAGGGGATGTTGTTAAGAGCTGTATCCACTGTCACCAGATTGGCGATGCACGCCGCGATTTTTACTGGGGCCAGTCGCAACCCATTCCGGAGGAGTTGCTCTTCCCCTACCCACATCCGAAGTCGATCGGTTTAGTATTGGATCCGAAGCAACGAGCTACCGTCAAAAGCGTTACGGAGGGAACCCCAGCTGCAGCAGCCGGTTTGCAAGCCGGAGATGCGATTGTTGCGTTGAATGGCCAGCCTCTCCTGTCCATGGCCGATGTGCAGTGGGTGTTGCACAACACCCCTGCCACGGGCGCCGATCTTTCATTGCAGGTGGAACGAGATGGACAGAATTCAGAAATCGTCCTTAAGCTTAGCGAAGGCTGGCGTCGTCTGGATGACCCGTCGTGGCGGGTTGCCTCCTGGGGGATGCGGCGCATCGCTACCGGTGGCATGCGATTGAGTAGCCTTTCGGACGAAGAGCGCCAAGAATTGAAAATAGAAAGCCCGATGGCCTTGCAGGCTACGCACGTTGGTAAGTTTGGCGCTCATGCCGCCGCACAGCGGGCTGGATTCAAAGTCGATGATGTGATCATTGAGTTTGATGGGCAGACCGACCTGGGGCGCGAAGCAGACTTGTTTGCCTACGTGAATGATCACCATCAACCAGGAGACGTTGTGCGTGTCAAAGTAATGCGGTCCGGCAAGGTCCAAACCCTCGAGTTGCCCATTCAAAAGTAA
- a CDS encoding SDR family oxidoreductase, with amino-acid sequence MAEIAGKRVVIVGGGTGMGQAVARQLDAAGAKVVVGGRRIAALQETASGTSILTRTIDVASREDTHEFFAWATEQLGQIDVMINAAGINIKNRSMADMLPEQWDQIFAINATGAYNCLHAVLPAMRARKDGFIINISSIAGKRAIALGGIAYSASKFAMTALGTCVANEVAEDGVRVTNIYPGEVNTPLLEQRPAPVSEEHKARILQPEHVAELVVGLIALPDSVHVPELVVKPLTQGWY; translated from the coding sequence ATGGCCGAGATTGCAGGAAAACGCGTAGTAATTGTGGGTGGTGGAACGGGTATGGGGCAAGCCGTGGCTCGCCAGTTGGACGCCGCTGGCGCGAAAGTCGTGGTCGGCGGCCGGCGCATCGCGGCGCTCCAGGAGACGGCCAGCGGGACGAGTATTCTCACCCGGACTATCGATGTCGCCTCTCGCGAGGACACCCATGAGTTCTTTGCCTGGGCAACCGAGCAGCTCGGACAAATCGACGTCATGATCAACGCGGCCGGCATCAACATCAAAAATCGCAGCATGGCCGACATGCTCCCCGAGCAGTGGGATCAGATTTTTGCGATCAACGCCACCGGCGCTTACAACTGCCTGCATGCAGTCCTGCCCGCCATGCGAGCACGCAAAGATGGGTTCATCATCAACATCTCCTCAATCGCCGGCAAGCGTGCGATCGCGCTCGGAGGCATCGCGTACTCGGCCAGCAAGTTTGCGATGACCGCCCTGGGAACCTGCGTTGCCAACGAAGTGGCCGAGGATGGCGTACGCGTCACCAATATCTATCCGGGGGAAGTGAATACACCGCTTCTTGAACAGAGGCCTGCACCTGTCTCCGAGGAGCACAAGGCGCGTATCCTGCAGCCGGAACATGTGGCCGAGTTGGTAGTGGGATTGATTGCTTTACCCGATTCGGTCCATGTCCCTGAACTTGTCGTGAAACCCCTGACGCAAGGCTGGTACTAG
- a CDS encoding D-TA family PLP-dependent enzyme has protein sequence MNATSDSSQLATYQLKDPQKLTTPCLLVYPELIASNLQEMLRLAGGAQRLRPHVKTHKTSQIIRMELEAGITKHKCATLGEALMLARAGAADVLIAYPQVGPSMGLLVDLLQRFPETRFSVTVDDLSNAQQLEQCFSDRKAQIDVMLDMDSGMHRTGIAPGPLAVELYAFLSQSESLHAAGLHVYDGQNHQPSRIEREAAVAALMQPVLRFVRELLAAGYSVPALVCGGTPTFPVFANFKCEDLPLSIELSPGTCVLSDFNYGRDYQDMSGIQNAAVLMTRVISKPEAGRVTVDLGHKAVSPDQPAGHRCHFLWPADVKEVGHSEEHLVLETSQAEQLSVGDVLYALPAHICPTVALHSHLQVVRQGDVCDSWPVDARDRVYSGF, from the coding sequence ATGAACGCCACATCTGATTCCAGCCAACTCGCTACCTACCAGCTGAAAGATCCCCAGAAACTTACCACGCCATGTTTGCTGGTGTACCCTGAATTGATTGCGAGTAATCTACAAGAAATGCTGCGTTTGGCTGGTGGTGCTCAGCGATTGCGACCCCATGTGAAAACGCACAAAACATCGCAGATTATACGCATGGAATTGGAGGCGGGGATTACCAAGCATAAGTGTGCTACGCTCGGTGAAGCACTCATGTTGGCACGCGCGGGGGCAGCCGATGTGCTCATCGCCTATCCTCAAGTTGGCCCATCGATGGGATTGCTGGTCGACTTGTTGCAGCGTTTTCCTGAGACCCGTTTCAGTGTGACCGTCGATGATTTGAGCAACGCGCAGCAGTTGGAACAATGCTTTTCGGATCGCAAGGCTCAGATTGACGTCATGCTCGACATGGACTCCGGCATGCATCGTACCGGTATCGCACCGGGGCCCTTGGCTGTGGAACTGTACGCCTTCCTCAGCCAATCCGAGTCACTTCATGCAGCGGGCTTGCATGTCTACGATGGCCAAAATCATCAGCCAAGTCGTATTGAACGCGAAGCGGCGGTAGCGGCACTCATGCAGCCTGTGCTCCGCTTTGTACGCGAGTTGCTCGCTGCAGGGTATTCCGTCCCAGCACTCGTGTGCGGTGGGACTCCGACTTTCCCAGTCTTTGCGAATTTTAAGTGTGAAGATCTACCGCTTTCCATTGAGCTCTCGCCTGGAACTTGCGTGCTCTCCGACTTTAACTACGGGCGAGACTACCAGGATATGAGTGGCATTCAGAATGCTGCGGTACTCATGACGCGGGTGATTTCCAAGCCAGAGGCCGGTCGCGTCACGGTGGACCTGGGGCACAAGGCGGTCTCCCCGGATCAACCGGCCGGTCACCGCTGCCACTTCCTGTGGCCTGCCGATGTTAAGGAAGTGGGGCATAGCGAGGAGCACTTGGTGCTTGAGACCTCGCAGGCGGAGCAATTGTCCGTGGGCGACGTTCTCTACGCACTGCCCGCTCACATCTGTCCCACGGTTGCCCTGCACAGTCACCTGCAAGTCGTCCGCCAGGGAGACGTCTGCGACTCGTGGCCGGTCGATGCTCGAGATCGTGTCTACTCTGGGTTTTAG